In Micropterus dolomieu isolate WLL.071019.BEF.003 ecotype Adirondacks linkage group LG01, ASM2129224v1, whole genome shotgun sequence, the sequence TTTCCCTGAAGCCTGAAGTGGCAGATTTCCTCAGGAGTGTCTTCATGAACAAGGAGGTAGGGATTTATTTGCTCTTCTTCTGGAGAATCATAAATacatctgatgaaaataaatgtcttcCTTTCTTCAGGTGCTGGCTGCCGTCGGCCATCAGGAGGCAGAGTGTCGTTTTCAGAAGCTGCTCGCGTGCCTGTCTCACCCTCCTTCGTATACGTGTGTTCGGGCCAGCACTCACCTAGCTCCCCTGGAAGAGATCAAACACAAGTTAGCAGAGGAGCTGAAAAAGGTGAGTCTCTGTGAGGGAAAGTGACATGTTTTGAGGTTCTTGTTGCTGCGTGTCAGTCGGGTTCTTCACATTCAGTGTGTTGTTGTcgctgaagcagcagcagatgtgCAGCTCATCAGCAGAGGAGGTCTCCCTTCAGATTCTCCCTCACCCGCGAATTCCAGATGTGCTGCTCCTTCCTGTCGACGGCCCGAGGTATGTGAGGAATGCTGTAACAACGTCAGACGAATCTGAACCTGCTCTGCTGAGGACACACTTAGCCTTAAATTGCAGTATCAGTCCGACCACTGGGCGAGTGTTTCCTGAGGCCAAACCCACATGGAATTTCATGGAAGGACGACAGAAAAAGCAGACACGTTTACCAAAGCCAGTAGTGCACACATTTCTTTAGGTGCACATTCAAAATACAATAACGGCACAAAAAAACATCCTTTGTTGTGTTCTATTTTGGGTGTGTAAGTACATATTTGTATGTTTGCATATGACCACCTcccctttgttttattttgaacacACAGAAGCACAATCTGATACAATCAAACAAAGgaaatggtttttaaaaaagcttgtGAATAATTGTCCATGCATGATAAGATATGCTGTATCTCCGGTAGTCAGATCTAACTGTAGTCTGCCGCAGTCCAAGGATGTCCTACGAAACTGATTTAGACATGTGCGACTTCCCTTTCTCTTGTGTTCTCAGAGCTGTGAAGCGGCTCACCTCAGAGGTGGTGGTCGGTGCTCAGTGTGGCAGTGCTGTACTGAGAGGCGCTCATGTCTTCGTGCCGGGAATCGTTGCCAGCCCCAAGTGTAAGACTCAAAGACACGCTTGTAAAGCGTTAAAATACGTGTTATTTCTTTTCTCCAAAGATTCTGTatttgtggatgtttttttaaaaagtgcttttattttgttgattgtGGTTTTTCTAACATGAAATCTCTGTTGTTAGACATGAAGGCTGGCGATGTGGTGTCCGTTTTTGCTGACTTGGAGGGTAAGTGCACCCGAGGAGCCACGAGCTTCCAGGGAcagagtgtgtttgtgggaAATGGAGTCGCTCAGCTGGACCGCTCCAGCATCTTCTGCACAAATGAACCTGCCAAGTAAGTAGACTTTGTTTCAAATGCAAATGATGCCAAAAGTGAATATCTAGTCAGTGTGTAGTCCAGACTGTCCTTCATTAAGGCTAAATCATTGAAATATTATTGAAATCGCAATATGGCCAAGTGCAATGTCTTAAGTCGCAGGAGCTGCAATTTTTTGATAAAGGGAAACCTTTATCAATAAAGCAGTGTGGTGCTACAGAGATGCACCCGCCTACAAAACATCTTCCCCAGATGTAAGCGAACCAGCTTGTTTGGTAAAAccccaacaaaaaacaaattgccatcatttttatatttttttcagtgaaaatgaaaacacatcagtCCCACTAAAATCGCAGCTCATATCACAATATCTGtcaaaaaatatacatttatttgccCATCATCCAGCCCTAGTGTGATATGGATAGTGTGATAGATTGAGAAGGATAATGTAAATACTatggctgaccccgaatagtcgaagatttgatgcttcgatggccggagcctgattcgactgtcaatctcacagtggaAGCTTTACAACAacacaaggatcatgccattttgcgATATGGGGAAGCTCAATgtgtgattttacatagaactaccagttttctcccaataagttaatatacagcctattacaatagagagggagagggagagagggataaacaataagcctcagtttagcttagGCTCGCAAtggccgtgcacaaaaacacacatgattcgactataggcaggacttgatgattctgattcgactctgtaaatccttagtcggggacagctcTAGTAAATAGCTacactaaaaacacaaacaagtgaAGATCGGCCGCCCACCAGTCTTCCTCAGGTCAAACGATCATAGTGATTGTGTGGTTTAAAACTCAAAAAGGAAAATGATTCTGTCGCTATTGTCTGTTATTTTAGAGGAATAGGTGTTCGGATGGTGGAGCCACTTTACCAGAGTCCTTCCTTCGATGGCGTTCTACCCAGCCTGGCATTCCTACAGGTGTTTATGTGCACTTTTCTTATCTATTAGTGTCAGAATGATGAATTGAGTCAAGTATAAATTGGGTCTGTAGAGCAGAGGGATTCACTTGCACACTATTCTGCCTCTTGCAGTCCGTTGTTGTGGAACACTAAAACGATTTTCGTGTTGTGCAGAACCTTCCCTCTGTAGTCGTGGGGCACGTGCTCGGGCCTCGTCCTGGAGAACGCATCTTGGATATGTGCGCTGCGCCCGGGGGGAAGACCTGCCACATCGCTGCCCTCATGGGGGATCAGGTACAAGTTCCGCAGAGCTGATAAACAGTCAGCTGCAGGTGTTAGCTGCTCGAGGGATCCCAGTTAATATTCATGGGTTCAAGAAAGAATTCAGTCTACAAAATACACATCTAATATACAGCATGATTAAGAGCAGTAGTTCCCACAAACAGGGTTTGGGAacaagtgtttattaatgtatttgtcaatTGTAACCCCTGTGGTACATCCAAGGGGTAACTACACATTAAACGGGATAGCAGAGaatcaaaaacatatttctttaaACATCTCTCTAATATATCATTTTTGTCTTGTAAAATACTGGATAGTTTTACCCTTTCAGGCTCCAAAAAGTCATTCAAATTAAACTATTTAAGAAATGAAATATTGAACTATGTGACGAGGGGTAATACGTAGATATCGCTCGTTTCTCGGGGACACAAGCCAAAACGTTTGGGAACCATTGATCTAGAAAATGATTGTAATGCTAGCACTCCTGTGTGGactttgttgtttctgtgtccTACATGAAGACGTGTGCAGGCCCAACACGTGTTAAGTGTAATAAATCATATTAGTAGTTACAggcattcatttaattttacaaaGAGGCAAAGGGTGGCgggaaaataacattttctaaaGCTTCACTAGACTGGCTACAAGAACATGCTGCTCTCACGTTAATGAATCAGTGTAAAAGATTATAACactttttttacacttttactttgttttgttgagtaagattttgaatgtagtacttttacttgtaatgaagtactttttactttgttgtattaCTACTTTCATTTAAgttaaaggatctgaatactgtGTTACTGATGCTTTACGCGCTTTATTAATGAATTTCTGTCTCGCCCCGTCTCACACAGGGTGAGGTTGTGGCTCTGGACAGGATCCGAAATAAGATTGATCGAATTCgtcaaaatgcccaaatgctgCATTTGCGTTCCATCAAGGCGTTTTGTTTTAACAGCACTCAAGCTGTGAGCAGTGAGCCGGCACAGGAAGCTGCAGGTACAGAGCGACACATGTAGGTTTTTCCTATCAATATTTGTCAATGAGTAACCGCAAGACTTGGTATACTTGTGTTTCTGAACTCATTCCAGGACCTCCCTTCTCTCCTGAAAGTTTTGACCGGGTTCTGCTGGACGCTCCCTGTAGCGGACTCGGACAGAGACCCAACATGTGCTCGACCTGGAGCCTCAAGGAGATCTGTTCCTACCAGCCACTACAGCGCAAGTTATTCCACGCTGTAGGTTTTACCACACAGATCTGTAACATCCGTTCTGCTGTTTGTCCCCCCACGTCACATTGATTGTAATGTATTTTAACCAGTAGATGGCAGCATTGGGTCGTTATTATACTGCTGTGTGATTTTACAGCCTGAATTCACATCTTAAAGGGAAAATACACCTTAAACACAAAGTTTTTTGAATGATTTAAATGATGTTGTACTACTGATAACTTTGATTTATACACTAGAATGTTTTCTATGGTTTTTACTTTCACTTGGGTTTAAATGAGCATCAGGAACAACAGCTTTCAGCTCTGACAGAAAGACCAACAGAAACGCAACACAGAGTTTTTCTACTTCTACCTTTAGCACCAAATGTCATGCCTTTTAAACACATTAATGAAGTGTAAGAGTCAATGTGATATAGTCAgtataaaactttttaaaaccaagtggagctgcagattcaggtgactaattctctgtaggtttgtGATGGACCCCAGCTGTAGTTTGcgcacacgcgcgcacacacacacacacacacattgtgttaaagtttgaaacaaaaaagaTCTGACATATATTTGCATTATGTGATTGCAGGCGGTGCGGTTGCTGAAGAAAGGCGGGGTTCTTGTGTACAGCACCTGCACAGTGACTCTGTCCGAGAATGAGGAGCAGGTAGCCTGGGCCCTCGATACCTTTCCTTGCCTCACGCTTCAGtctcaggtaaaaaaaaaaaaataaaaaaaaaagcacagacTCAGATATGTGGAGCGATGTTAGGAAAACCGCACCAAATCACGCTGTCTTTCCCATATTTCTCAGGAGCCTCACATCGGCGCAGAAGGCATGCTAGGAGCTGGCCTGTCACCTGAGCAGCTGCGCCTCCTCCAGAGGTTCAGTCCCGAGCTGAACTGGGACCAGACAGGAACAGCAGCCCCCCTCCCCTGTAGAGCTGACGGGGACACGATCGGCTTCTTCATTGCCAAGTTCCTGAAAGACTGACCGGAGGGCATGTTTTCTCTTTACAGCACCATCAGCTCTCACACGAGACTGCAGACGGGAACAATTGTGTTTATATTACCACACTCTGTGTGCTTTGACGGGCCAGTGTTGACAAAGAAGCTCACTGTGCTGTTTACAGCATCTGCCTTTTAACAGCTGCTCCCTAAACCTGCGGGCCATATAGGGATAAGCTTTATAAACACTGAGGGCAGGAGAGAGGGGAGTgcaggggaaagagagagagggaggcaggcaCGTGGGGATGGAGACTGAACCAGTATGCAGCAGTGCTAGCGTCGCCATAACAACAGTGACGACACAGCTGCCATGCTGACAGCTGATTGGCTGGATCTCAGAGCTCAGATCAGGAAGTAGCATGCAGAAAGAGGTCATGAGAGgtattaataatttattgtgTTTCAGTAGTGGTGGAGGCAACCGGGACGTCTAATTAGTGCTTCTGCTGCTCGTGAGAGAGAAACGAGGCTGTCTAGTTCTGTCTGAATCAGTGTGAACGATAATACATACGTTTCATCATAAAAGTtccttaaattaaaaaataaattaaaaaatcttCATGTCCATTTTATATGAGCACATTATCTGATTACACTGATGAAACGTTTTACAAATTACAACACTAATTTATTCAGTGCAAATTGAATTTAAGATGTAGTTTATAGATTCATGCCTACAGTGCACAAACACCTCCTGTCGTGCAGCATTTTAAAGGACCTTCACATTGACCTCAGCTCAATTCCTCTTTCTGGGAAATACCTTTAAACTCTTAATCAGTCCATCCACACATCTGCCTGGAAACACCACTTTCACCTTCCTGTTTCTGTGCATTAGACTGTATGCAGTGTTAAGACGGCTCATTAAATTGGCTGCTCTGCTCACTGAAGTGCACTGAAGTCTGTTTAACATTAAAACTGCTGcatctctgtgtctgttttggCGGACGCTGTGTGTAGAGAAGCTGCTTGCTATTTTAGATGCATCCCCTCAGTATTGTCATTCATGTCGATGTTGTCATGACGACTAAGGAGTCAGGTCGGTGAGTCTACCTCAGTTTTTCAGTAGAGTTTCAGAAGACTATTTATAGCCACCGCTTTCCCTCCTCTGTCTGGGTCTTCTGACAAAGCACACATCAAATTCTTCTCCCCCCTCGGCAGTCCTTTGTTGCCAACTTTATTCTCTATATTTACGCATTATGTacatatacacatgtacactgTTAGAAAACCTGTAATGCTACCAATGCAGCATAGAAATGGAGtaatttttataattacaaTTGTCAGGCAAAAACAGAGTGAAGGGACAGGGTTTAGTGGGCTTGTAAACAGAGGGGCTTCAGTATCATGAATTAATGCATGATATCTGCGAAAATATGAGTCAttaaacacacagcacaggtgTTGGAGGCTCGTACACCATCGAACACCATCACTCTGCATTAAACGGACCCTGGTCAGGGGAGTTAACAAAGGGCAAAAGACAGACAACATATCTTTGTCTCGTAAACATTTTGAATTGTTTCAGTtggttttgcaaatgttttaatttttagtgAGGAAGATCTCCTAaaatgaacatttgttatactATGAAGTGGGACAACATTCATTAGAAAAGGGGTCAGACTTAATAAAAGATGGACCTTCATGGTGTTTTGGTAGTAGACCTACAGTAAGTTGAAATCTCATATCAAATTGCTTTCACTTAAAACCAGTGTGAATCTGTGAAAGTGCAGAATAAAGTGTGTATCAATGTTATAAAATGTCTCTGGACCCATACAAAGAACAGTACTGCATGTAAGAGAGGAAGGTATTGTAGAAGTCATTTGTCTTGTAAGGCAAGACTAAGGTGTGCCTCGAAGGAGGCATAAAACCAAACGTCTAAAACCATGGGCGCAGAGGTAAAAAAAGGAACTAAGCAATAAATGATGAACATAAAACTGAGGGAGTAGTCTGACACTTTGGGGAACActcttattcactttcttgcagagagttaaatTAATGTTGAATGTGAAACTAC encodes:
- the nsun6 gene encoding tRNA (cytosine(72)-C(5))-methyltransferase NSUN6 isoform X1, with amino-acid sequence MSILPRISLKPEVADFLRSVFMNKEVLAAVGHQEAECRFQKLLACLSHPPSYTCVRASTHLAPLEEIKHKLAEELKKQQQMCSSSAEEVSLQILPHPRIPDVLLLPVDGPRAVKRLTSEVVVGAQCGSAVLRGAHVFVPGIVASPKYMKAGDVVSVFADLEGKCTRGATSFQGQSVFVGNGVAQLDRSSIFCTNEPAKGIGVRMVEPLYQSPSFDGVLPSLAFLQNLPSVVVGHVLGPRPGERILDMCAAPGGKTCHIAALMGDQGEVVALDRIRNKIDRIRQNAQMLHLRSIKAFCFNSTQAVSSEPAQEAAGPPFSPESFDRVLLDAPCSGLGQRPNMCSTWSLKEICSYQPLQRKLFHAAVRLLKKGGVLVYSTCTVTLSENEEQVAWALDTFPCLTLQSQEPHIGAEGMLGAGLSPEQLRLLQRFSPELNWDQTGTAAPLPCRADGDTIGFFIAKFLKD
- the nsun6 gene encoding tRNA (cytosine(72)-C(5))-methyltransferase NSUN6 isoform X2, whose translation is MSILPRISLKPEVADFLRSVFMNKEVLAAVGHQEAECRFQKLLACLSHPPSYTCVRASTHLAPLEEIKHKLAEELKKQQMCSSSAEEVSLQILPHPRIPDVLLLPVDGPRAVKRLTSEVVVGAQCGSAVLRGAHVFVPGIVASPKYMKAGDVVSVFADLEGKCTRGATSFQGQSVFVGNGVAQLDRSSIFCTNEPAKGIGVRMVEPLYQSPSFDGVLPSLAFLQNLPSVVVGHVLGPRPGERILDMCAAPGGKTCHIAALMGDQGEVVALDRIRNKIDRIRQNAQMLHLRSIKAFCFNSTQAVSSEPAQEAAGPPFSPESFDRVLLDAPCSGLGQRPNMCSTWSLKEICSYQPLQRKLFHAAVRLLKKGGVLVYSTCTVTLSENEEQVAWALDTFPCLTLQSQEPHIGAEGMLGAGLSPEQLRLLQRFSPELNWDQTGTAAPLPCRADGDTIGFFIAKFLKD